One Apteryx mantelli isolate bAptMan1 chromosome 22, bAptMan1.hap1, whole genome shotgun sequence genomic region harbors:
- the LOC106496086 gene encoding LOW QUALITY PROTEIN: schlafen family member 9-like (The sequence of the model RefSeq protein was modified relative to this genomic sequence to represent the inferred CDS: inserted 2 bases in 2 codons; substituted 2 bases at 2 genomic stop codons), which produces MATPYPSQEYLVGSNVIKRKPKTICTELFSEYPGLEDLMRKQILLFNERVLIFSRSWAVDIGLLENQDAVCNVLLVAKRHXPVLCTVFTDTSSAESEXSRETAYALKQKLVSDGGXTSKVCVIPKIMHLNCTNNQMEVPGNGLYPENCILPSTDTPAFLCAFVIVVLRFRSFLSDCLGCESFNLLTLKHYEMLSKNLQKDKKQFVFSLPGIGKTIVALKIVEXRNIFHCENQSLKKFLR; this is translated from the exons ATGGCAACACCATATCCTTCCCAGGAATACCTGG tgggTTCTAATGTAATCAAAAGGAAGCCCAAAACCATCTGCACTGAACTGTTCTCAGAGTATCCTGGATTAGAGGATTTAATGAGAAAGCAAATTCTTCTATTTAATGAGAGGGTATTGATATTTTCAAGAAGTTGGGCTGTTGACATTGGATTACTGGAAAACCAGGACGCTGTGTGCAATGTTCTCTTAGTAGCTAAAAGGC ACCCAGTACTGTGTACTGTATTCACAGATACCTCTTCTGCTGAGTCTGAATGATCAAGAGAAACTGCTTATGCATTAAAGCAGAAACTAGTCAGTGATGGGGGATAGACTTCAAAAGTGTGTGTGATTCCCAAAATAATGCACCTGAACTGCACAAACAACCAGATGGAAGTTCCAGGGAATG gCCTGTATCCAGAGAATTGCATCCTCCCTTCCACGGACACCCCTGCCTTCCTGTGTGCATTTGTAATAGTTGTGCTGAGGTTCAGATCCTTTTTAAGTGACTGTCTTGGCTGTGAGAGTTTCAACCTTCTCACTCTCAAGCACTATGAGATGCTTTCTAAGAACCTGCAGAAAGACAAGAAGCAGTTTGTCTTTAGTCTTCCTGGAATAGGCAAAACAATTGTGGCTTTGAAGATCGTGG TAAGAAACATTTTCCACTGTGAAAATCAATCCCTGAAAAAGTTTTTAAGGTAA
- the LOC136993953 gene encoding protein SLFN14-like: MARKEGQLLVNLKTNYPDVAVDIGKIVLGEISKKKISNNQKRKRSELVKAVCALLNSGGGVVRMEIENKNYYFQEHSIGLDIEQSLRKLMAGEVLDFTDTTHVEFKNFSTRDVLKYIREILLNYVSAFANTQGGYLIFGVDDSSKVVGSHNEVEKEALAKTVADVIGLLRVYHFCRFQATVQFKSNILNVYDKEEHLHGYVCALRGKPFCWAVFHDIPHSWIVKGNTADRLSIKKWT; encoded by the exons ATGGCCAGAAAAGAAGGGCAGCTGCTGGTTAATTTGAAAACAAACTACCCTGATGTGGCTGTAGATATTGGGAAAATAGTTCTTGGCGAGATATCCAAAAAGAAGATCTCTAACAATCAGAAAAGGAAACGAAGTGAGCTTGTTAAAGCAGTGTGTGCTTTGCTGAATTCAGGAGGAGGAGTAGTGAGGATGGAGATTGAAAAcaagaattattattttcaggAACACAGCATTGGCCTAGACATAGAGCAGTCCCTCAGG AAACTGATGGCTGGAGAAGTCTTGGATTTCACAGACACAACCCATGTTGAATTTAAGAACTTCTCAACAAGGGATGTCTTGAAATACATTAGAGAAATCCTTCTAAATTATGTCTCTGCCTTTGCAAACACTCAGGGTGGTTATTTAATTTTTGGAGTGGATGACAGCAGTAAAGTTGTTGGAAGCCATAATGAAGTAGAAAAAGAAGCTTTAGCAAAAACAGTAGCTGATGTCATAGGCTTGTTGCGCGTCTATCACTTCTGTAGGTTTCAGGCTACGGTGCAGTTTAAGTCTAACATCTTGAATGTTTATGACAAAGAGGAACACTTGCATGGCTATGTATGTGCTCTGAGAGGCAAACCATTTTGCTGGGCTGTTTTCCATGATATCCCTCACTCCTGGATTGTGAAGGGTAACACGGCTGACAGACTGAGCATCAAAAAATGGACATGA